In the Oncorhynchus nerka isolate Pitt River linkage group LG6, Oner_Uvic_2.0, whole genome shotgun sequence genome, tgtgtgtgtgtgtgtgtgtgtgtgtgtgtgtgtgtgtgtgtgtgtgtgtgtgtgtgtgtgtgtgtgtatgtgtgtgtgtgtgtgtgtgtgtgtgtgtgtgtgtgagtgatataCCGAATGGAAATGATAGTTGAATTGGAAATAGGCTCTAAAATAGAAGTGTGAACTCTACTCTGGAATCTAACCATCTGGGTTTCACTGACTCACTTCTGTGACATCTTCTGACCTCTGTCTCTCATCTTTTTCtcactctttcttctctctccccttttgtctctccttctttctctgccgcctcacctctttctctctgccccctcacatttttctctctctgccccctcacctctctctctctgccctctcacctctctctcctctctctctctgccccctcacccctctctctctctctgccctctcacctctctctctctctgccctctcacctctctctctctctgccctctcacctctctctctctctctctctgccccctcacttatctctctctctgccccctcacttatctctctcactgccccctcacctctctctctctctctgccccctcacctctctctctctgccccctcacctctctctctctgccccctcacccctctctctgccccctcacccctttctctctgcccctcacccctctccctctgccccctcaccccaacccctctctctctctctgccccctcacccctctctctgccccctcaccctctctctgccccctcaccccaacccctctctcagTATGATGCGGTGCGTCTGACCCAGATGTATGAGCAGGCTCGCTGGGCCATCCTACTGGAGGACATAGACTgtactgaggaggagatgctgCTGTTTGGAGCTATACAGGTACACAGAATGGATACTTCCAAGACATGTGCCTTCATTCTAATACCTGAACCCCATCAAGCGTTCACCAAAAGAGAGCATCAACTGTCAAAATGAGCTGCTGTCATTTTAAACCAGATATAACATGTTCACAAACACGTACTGACATGTAACTGGCCCTTGTTGTCCTAGTTATAATGTGCTGTAAGTATAACTATGACTACCTCTCCCTTGTCatcttcaaccccccccccccagtaccACATCAACAAGCTGTCCCTGTCGGAGCCCCAGACGATGACCTCTAGTCCGGCCATGGATGACCTGGACTCAGCCCTACAGTGCCTGGAGGTCAAGCTGGATGGGGCGAACAGCAGCCCCCAAGACATGCTGGTCAGAACATTATGACTCTTTATTTCCCACAATATATTTTATTGTGAGTCAAAATATGATATGTATTTCAGTTATGtatttgaattataaataaagtaGCGTAGCCCTTTCCTgtagtcaaatgaccaaatcccCTCTGGTGTTTCTCAGTCAAACCTACTTTGAAAATAAAGTACACACCTCCAACACAAGGTTATGGTCTTCAAAAAAAGAAGCATGTCAGATATTTGAGTTTGcctcccaatattacactttatatacatcacagaagataGAAACATAACCAATCCGGTTATGTTTCtatcttctgtgatgtatataaagtgtaatattgggaggCAAACTCAAATATCTGACATGCTTCTTTTTTTGAAGACCATAACCTTGTGTTGGAGGTGTGTACTTTattttcaaagtagatttgtttaagacgacCAATAAACTGTCGGTGTGACTCTGATTTAGCCccctgcagtaaaaggttaaattaAGTAGAATTCaattataatatattttttatcGACACAGATGCCAGAATTATTTCCCATGCCTATTTGAAAAGCAGATGTCAAACAATGAATAATTTGCATGTTGCTTTGGCTTCCACACAGGAGAACCTGACCGCCCCAGAGCTGAATGATTATTTGAAGATATTCCGGTAAGATCCGACATTTGTGTGAAAAAATGTCTGATTCCTCATTTCCCTGCAGTTTTTAGACTGGAACACACAAAattgtacacacacaaacatgcattatcagcacatgcacacacccacccacccacaaagTCATTCCCACAGCATGTAAAGCAGTAATAACAGTGTACTTCTGTTTGAGGCCCAAGAGGTTGACTCTGAAGGGATACAAGCAGTACTGGTTCAAGTTTAAGGATGCCTCCATCTCCTACTATAAGAGCAAAGAGGAGAGCCTGGGAGAACCCATTCAACAGATCAACCTCAAAGGTATGAAGCAGACACTGAGGGAGAATCTCAATTACATTTCCTTGATTTCTTGCATCCTCTCTCCTGGCCTCTTTcccaaaacccattggatgaggtcagaggagaaggaatcaaggaaatgcaattAATGTTCTCCCTTAGATCAATTGTCTTTAGTCTCTTTCACCTGCTTATACTAACAGTACAATGACCTTATACACACAGTACAATAACCTTTCACCTTTTCAGGCTGTGAGGCTGCTCCAGATGTGAACGTTGCTGGACAAAAGTTCTGCATCAAACTTCTGATCCCAGCTCCAGAGGGCATGAACGAGGTCTACCTGCGCTGTGAAAATGtgggttacacacacacaaacacagacacacacacacacacaaactgcgaGATACGTGAGTACTACATTCCTTGCAATATTTGTTGAAAGTGTAGATAAGATCCACTATAAGGTCCAAGATCTTGCCCAtgactgtagtctctctctctctctatcaataggAGGAGCAGTATTCCAGTTGGATGGCAGCGTGTCGTCTGGCCTCTAAAGGGAAGAGTCTGGCAGACAGCTCATTCCAGAGTGAGGTCCAGAGCATCCGATCCTTCCTGGCCATGCAGCAGAccaaccccaacacacacacagatgacagcATGAGCATCAACACACACAGCCTGGTCTCTCCACGCTACAGCAAGAAGTACAAGGCCAAACAGGTACCAAGTAGAGCttggtaactgccaaaataaaggaaacaccaacatgaaGGGTCTAAATGGGGCgttgagccagaacagcttcaatgcaccgtgGCATAGATTCTTCAAGTGTCAGGAACTCTGTTGGAGGGATGtaaacaccattcttccacgagaaatttcATAATTTAGTTTTGTGTtgatggaaaacgctgtctcaggcgccgctccagaatcttcCCTAAGTGCTCAGAGAGCTGATGACTGAGACAGCCATGGCATATGGGTTACatcattttcatgctcatcaaaccatccTTTGATCACTCGTGCCCTGAGGATGAGGGTATTGTCATCCTGAATATAAATGATTTACCATAGGTTGAAGGTGATCACTCAGAATGGCTGTGTATGTATTGGCGTTTACCTGACCCTCTAAAGGGATGAGAGGACCTAACCCATGCCAGGAAAATTACACTTCACAATAGAGCTGCCAgaaccctcatttactcaagtgtgtgctttattttggcagttgtcCAACATAGTACCACACAGTTGAGTCACTTTTGAGACCATTTTATTTCCTTCTAACCCCACATAATATAccatgaccctctctctctctctggccatgccCAGTTGAGCCCTCGTATCCTGGAGGCATATCAGAACGTGGCTCAGCTCTCCCTGACTGACGCCCTCCTCCGCTTCCTCCAGATCTGGCAGGCCCTGCCTGACTTTGGTATCTCCTTGGTGGTGGTGAGGTAAGGCGGATCTGGCAACCCAGTGCATCACACGTTTCACAGCAGGCTATTCTCGATACCTAGAATCAAATCTTGCGTGCACTAGCTGGGCAGTTACCACAATTTACATTTATGTTAACAGTCTATCACCAAAGATTAGTGAGAGGCTAATGGCTGGCTAAGGTTAAGTTGTTGTGGTGAAGTTGAGTCTAGTGGCTGGTCTAAGGATAAGTTGTGGTAAAGTTGAGTCTAGTGGCTGGTCTAAGAATAATTTGTGGTAAAGTTGAGTCTAGTGGCTGGTTTAAGGATAAGTTGTGGTGAAGTTGAGTCTAGTGGCTGGTTTAAGGATAAGTTGTGGTAAAGTTGAGTCTAGTGGCTGGTTTAAGGATAAGTTGTGGTGAAGTTGAGTCTAGTGGCTGGTTTAAGGATAAGTTGTTGTGGTGAAGCTGAGTCTAGTGGCTGGTCTAAGGATAAGTTGTGGTAAAGTTGAGTCTAATGGACGGTCTCTGACCCGTTCAGGTTTAAGGGCAGCAGGAAGGACGAGGTGCTGGGCATCACCCCCAACCGCCTGATCCGTATCGACCTGGGGGTGGGAGAAGTGGTCAAGACCTGGCGCTACAACAACATGAGGCAGTGGAACGTCAACTGGGACATACGACAGGTGACCAGACCCGTCAATCAAACAATCAAAATGTTCACATTTTTCTGCACACAATCTCCTTTAGTAATACAaatacacactgaactctgtatCCCTTTTTCCTGGTCATTTAGCTTTGCTCgtcttttgtgtgtttgtgtttgtttgttttactaACCCACAGGTGGCCATAGAGTTCGATGGGAACGTGAACATAGCGTTCAGTTGTGTGACGGCTGACTGTAAGATCGTCCATGAGTTCATTGGAGGCTACATCTTCATGTCGACACGCAGCCGCGAGCAGAGTGACACACTCAACGAAGAGCTCTTCCACAAGCTGACGGGAGGCCACGAGGCTCTGTGACACCctcacccagtaatatacagcAGCTATAGCCCAAGAAGCAATCTATATATCCATACAGCAGATACACCAGTGGACAGTTTGAGTGTTTTAGGGTGCGGCTGCAGCAGCCTTGAAGAGAAATGACAACCAGTCCACGCTGGGATCCTAACAGACATGCAGTTGACTATTCAATAAATCAAGGAAGAGGTGACCCATGAATAGAAAGTTATAGAAAATGATTAACAATGTAATGAATTTTCAATTCTGAAATCCAGAATTAAATATGTTTATTGACATACATAAAAAAGTTGACCGTTTTAATTTCCCTATGAGGCATTTGGCTTGATGGTTGAATGTCCTCGAGTATGGTGGCAGTTTCCGGAAATGTTGCTAAATGCACAGGAAGCCACAGGAaggcatgcagtgtgtgtgtgtgtgtgtgtgtgtgtgtgttttcctatCTCTGTGGCACAGTTGAGACTGTCCGTTGACAAAACCACAGCTTGTGCCTTCTGCTTCCCATCTGATAGATAGCATCCTTTTGTGTCTTCCAGTCATGTGACAGTGTTATCAGGAACACCCGTCAGTCTCTGTGCCTGTACTGTGGCCTGTATGGTAATAGAGCTGTTGTTGAGGGTGTTTTCAGACTCATAGTCTTCATTCAGTCTTCTGGTTCTGGTTCCGAACAGTATCCGTTTCCATGGAAACAGTCTAGACAGAACTGGAAATCGACAGCTGTCTGATGACAAACTCAGCCATGTCTTTTACCTCCGAAGCGCAGATAAGCCTCTTCACCTACTCCAGTGGCAGAATACTCTCTAAAACAGATGATTTATATCATTTGTAAATATTCacttccctctctatccatcccatcTAACATCCTCCCCTTCGTGAGTGTGTGTCATGTGTGAGGTACTCACATGTGGGTCTTAGTTTTAGGGCGGGGAAGTAGTTTCGCCCTCAGTATCCCCATGTGTCAGCAATACACCGTTCTCCAGTCAGAAGAACTGGATAGCCTCTGCACAAAAACCACAAACACATCAAGAAAAATACTTATGCATTTAGACAATGACAGCACTCTGATACTTTAAGTTATCAGACAAGGCTTTGGGGACATCAGTGAATATGGCCAGGTCACAGTCTCTCCTCATACCTGGAGCAAAGGGAGGATACAGACATCAAAGGAAGCCCATCTATGAGAGGCTCTATGGCAAgtttcccagacccagattaagCATATTCCAGGACTTAAAGCACTTAAAGAAATCATTAATTGAGAATGCTTGTAAAGCTAGGAGTAGGCTATTAAGCCTTCCCAGAAAGCCCTCCTTATTTGGGCAACAAATAATTTCACAGTGCTTAGGGACAGATCGGACTGGGGTGAGGGGTGGTCCAAAACACGGGAGGGTTGCCAaccttttcttttttcttttgggAGGGTAGTGCGTTTTTTGGGGggacacaggggagggtagtgtgttttttggggggacagaggggagggttttgtgtttttgggggggggcacagGGGATGGTTGTGTTTTTGGGGGGGACACAGGGGAGGATTGTGTGTTTTTTTCTGCAGCTCAGCCCAACACCCCGGTTTACCacaatattcacatgaaaatctgtcgccaactgaatggaaacctagctatagaCACCCTAAAAACTCTGGCAAGTGCACCAGTCCAGTGTCACTTGATTATGCTGCACATCATGGTTCACCAGCAGCCACAAACATCTAAAGAATAAGCTACCAGCCAAACAAACTGGTAAGAATTGTACTTAAAACCACATCATACTCATCTGGAGATTCAGCATTTTTTCGTCTCTAAGTAATTGTTTATGTATTtatgtaacaacaacaaaatagggaccacaatggaaataagtccccaaCTTTACTGTGCAATCCCGGTCATCTTAGTGGTATGTATGTTTTTTTCCCCCGgacaaaatcaatcaatcaatccaaacttttttgtgcactcagtgtaaaTGAGGAGTAAAGATTGTAGGGGTGCATGtcatggcggcagggtagcctagtggttagagtgttggactagtaaccgcaaggatccaagttcaaatccccgagctgacaaggtacaaatctgtcgttctgcccctgaacaggcagttaacccactgttcctaggccgtcattgaaaataagaatttgttcttaactgacttgcctagttaaataaaggttaaaaaaaaaaaatgtttatagtGAAATGATGGAACAGTGGGATTAAATAAGATGCTTTTATAACAGGATTTATGTGAAGTTCCATCTGATTGGCTCCATAGTGCAAAGGACAGAGACTTGGACAGGCGGGCATCCTTGTCCTGAAAGACAACACATGCACACTTGTGATTACCCACATAAacaaaatactacagtataccatggtataaatactatagtattcactttTGTGTTTTTACGGACTTTACTTTAGTAGTATTCActaaagtctgcaaaaacactacagtgaatactgtagtatttactgtaatatactatagtATTAAAAGTGAACTACAGTACAAATACTGTAGTAAAAGAACTGTAGTATATGCTATAGTAATTAATGTAGTATTTTTGCAGATTGTAGAATACAGTTAATATTCTATAGTAAACATGTAGTATTTTTGTTTATGTGCGAGTCTGTGGTGGTAACTCACACCAGCTAACTATAACACCACCAATCAATATAGACTTGCAAAACGAGAGGCTTCCAGTACTCTGCTACTTGCTAGAATATAATAAACGTCCTCAAATTAGTCTTATGTCACGTTCACAAGGAAACTCGTACGACTTGCTAATTCTTTGAACACTGCACGTGATTAACTACTAGTTAACAAGTCGGACAtttccgagtttcctagttctgattTGCATTTGAATACTTCATTAGAGAAGGGCTAGCGAAAGACAGAAATATGAAACAGCCCAAAGAGGACTAATGTCAGTCTATTTTCTGACACCTCTTCACGATTACCTGACTTCCCCCTTCCACGtcctcttcctccactgtccATTTACAGTACAGCTCTTTCTGTCGGTTCAATATGGAATGGATCTCTCTCAACTCTCATAACATTAAGTTACACAGCAAGGCAAGCTACCACAATAATTCAAACGTTATGGTGCCCGGCCTGCCTACTGCCATGCCTACTAAAGAAAAGTTTGGACATTCAAAGCGCAAATGTTGAATGTTCTTACGGAAGCACAGTAAATTACTGAGGTAAAACTCACTGGCAAAATATAGATTGACATATATAGTTAAAAATAATTGCACGAAATGTAAAAAAGCAGGCACTTTGTTCAGACTCCCAACCAGTAGGTGCCAGTAATGGGCTTTGTCCCTTTGTTTTGTGTCAATAAAGAAAAGAGGCTACGTTTTTAGCAGGTAAGAATATCTTGTAGCAGCGGGCTAATGATAGATTTAAATATAACAATGGTGTTTCCAACTACATTTTGGTACATGTCCCGATAAAGGCTTTATCAAGTGATCTAAAATATGTTTATTTAGAGATATACGGGCTAAAATGGTCATAATTCAGTATTAGCAAGCTACCAGTTAGCTTGCTAATATTGGTCCAGCGAGTATCAAATAGCTATAAACCTGGCATAACTGGTAAATATTCAAATACATTAATCATTTGTGTTTATTGTGCACTTACTCGCTACTAAGAAACTGTATTGTTTTCTATTGATGAATAACAGTGCTTGATGTGTAGCTATTGAAAATTACGGATATATTTTCTTGCCTTTATCATGCATACAAGGAGGGTAACCAGTGCCTGAGGACTAGCGAGGCGATATCCTCAATTAGAATCCTAGAGTGAAACACTTACGCACTTGTCTCTATGTAAACTCAGTATTCCCGGACAGGCTATTAACAGTCAGAATGTTGAATACACTTCCCCTTTAACTTACTTTACTTGTTGTCCACTTAATTTTACTTTATGTAGGAGTAATCTGAGACAAAATAGCCACAGGGAAGTGTTATTAGCCCGTTTTTTATACACTGGTCTGTACAGTATATGGTTGGTATTTCCGGTTTTTATTTTAAATACTGATGCAATTCGCACGTGACAAACACTTGTACAACCTACCAGCGCCGCAAGAGTCGGTTTAACAACCCTTTCCATCCTCCTACCGCCAAAAGGGCTAACAGCAGGTACTACTGGTAAAGTATATGTAAATATAGTTTTATTCAACATTGTCTAGTAGAGACTATTGCGTGTTTTTTTAGGGTGACTCCAGTCAGATTGATAATCCATGGAGTAACCATGGCAACAGTCTGTTGAGACAAGGGAGGCAGTCCAACCCGACTTCTCTGAAGCAGACTGATTGCCAGTGTGAGGGAGCACACTGTCACATTCCAGTAGGTGCTTCACtggttctttctttctgtcttcctATCCATCAGATCTTgtaattcactctctctcttccttctctcttcctcccccttctctctcccaaccccttctctctcccaaccccccttctctcttctccactccctcgctctttctgtctcccttctctctctacagtaatggAGTTCCCCCGGCACGCCCTGCAGCTCCTGTCAGGCCTACGTTCTCAGCGTCAGCGTGGGTTCCTGTGCGACTGCACCGTCTTCGTGAGTTCCTCACGTTTCCTGGCCCACCGTGCTGTCCTGGCCTCCTGCTCTCCATTCTTCCACATGTTCTACTCTGATCCCCCAGGGGGCACCGGGGCCAGCTCGGTCACGCTGGACGGGGACATCGTGACGGCGGCGGCATTCGGCCTGTTGTTAGACTTCATGTACGAGGGTGTGCTGCGGCTTGAGGCCCCTCCCCCAGCAGAGGACGTGCTGGCGGCGGCGAGCTTCCTCCACATGAACGAGGTGGTCCGGGTGTGTAAGAGACGGCTACAGCACCGACCACCACCAGCTGAGGCAGACAGCACGCGCCCGGAGGAGAGTGGAGTGGCGGTGGTGGGTGCAAGTGGACCCGGAGTTGGCATGGTGGCAACAGGAGCTGCCAAAGTGATGGCGATGTCAGTGTCTCAGTCTGCGTCAGTGGCGATGCAGAGAAGCCAGTTGGGCTGTTATACGAggtcagagaggagggtggaggttcATGCGCACGCCTCTCTGAGTCCTGACATGGCCGACACCACCCAGCCGGGCATGGACCACGCCCTCCTTCATGTGGGTGAGCTGGTTACCCTCTCCTCCGGTCCCTCTCTCAGGctgggaggtcagagagaggttcAGGGGGGCTCGGCCCTTTGCAGCCCCTGCAGCTCCACAGAGTCATACAATCTCAGCAGCCACCATCGCCAGCCCTCTTCATCAGCAGGTGCATCATCAGTGGTACCTGTGACCCAGACTGATGGCTCCAGCTCCATGGTGGGGATACTGACCCAGTCTGACCACAGCAGCTCCTCCAGCCCAGAACAGGACAGCCATGACCCTGTCTCTAACAAGAGCACAGTAATCACACCAGGCATGCAATGCCAGCAGCATGGTCTCAGTATCAACACACACCCTCAGATTAGAATACAGCCTCCACACTcactcctcacctcacctcccaaCCTGAACCTTGTAACCCATCAGGGCCAAACCTCAGCCCTGTCAAGGCCTGACGGGCTGCAGCATGgggggtcagagagggagagcaaggagGCTAGTGAACACGCTGACATGGGGACtgtgggagtggaggagggggaaggggtgaAGGTAAAGGTGGAGGCCATAGTGATCTCAGATGAGGAGTTTGAGGAGATGGAAGGAGTGATGATAAGGAGAGGAATGAATGGGGGTAGAGAACGAGggatgatggaggtagaggacaggaATGAGTTTAACGACGATAATAAAGACAGAGATGAACTAAACAACCCCCACTTCATCCCTCCTCACCCCCACCACACCTCACTCCAGATGACCCACTCCCACCCCTCTGAgcctttctccttctccttctccccctccggACCCAGCTCCACTTCTTCTGATgctccccctttcccctcctccctcttcccctccgtGGGCCAACATTCCGACCAGCCCGTCTACTTCCAGGATTCCATGGGGAACTATGTCGAGGACGTCCCCACGTGCAGTGTCTGTGGAAAGACGTTCTCGTGCGCGTACACCCTGAGGCGACACGCCATCGTGCACACACGTGAGCGTCCCTACGAGTGCCGCTACTGTTACCGTAGCTACACGCAGTCAGGTGACCTGTACCGCCACATTAGGAAGGCTCATGACTCCAGCCTGCCAGCCAAACGCAGTAAAGGAGACACTGAGGAGGGCCAGCCtccacacagctaacacacacagctagctGTATACTTCTCCATGCTACGGAGAATGACACATTATTTATGCCTTCCCCCTTCCAACACCAGACATCCTGGTCTTGCATGTCCATGGCAATGATCTGAGATACTTC is a window encoding:
- the fermt3b gene encoding fermitin family homolog 3b; the protein is MAAWDLSVAVEDLGADAPPITVSVTSDLHIGGVILKLVEKSQVKRDWSDHALWWEQKQQWLLRTAWTLEKCGIQADAGLIFMPQHKPLRLGLPNGLNLRLRVCFSGPVFRTVLGICKMLNIRRPEELSLLRPVEEKKRKKVRDLSEELYDLTEVPLTSVSRPCLYNGMPAHFADSPKTEKVYKMLSVSQPAPPPEAIAKLYRPASVVDKAHIHSRWLDSSRSLMEQGVQENDRLWLRFKYYCFHDLEPKYDAVRLTQMYEQARWAILLEDIDCTEEEMLLFGAIQYHINKLSLSEPQTMTSSPAMDDLDSALQCLEVKLDGANSSPQDMLENLTAPELNDYLKIFRPKRLTLKGYKQYWFKFKDASISYYKSKEESLGEPIQQINLKGCEAAPDVNVAGQKFCIKLLIPAPEGMNEVYLRCENEEQYSSWMAACRLASKGKSLADSSFQSEVQSIRSFLAMQQTNPNTHTDDSMSINTHSLVSPRYSKKYKAKQLSPRILEAYQNVAQLSLTDALLRFLQIWQALPDFGISLVVVRFKGSRKDEVLGITPNRLIRIDLGVGEVVKTWRYNNMRQWNVNWDIRQVAIEFDGNVNIAFSCVTADCKIVHEFIGGYIFMSTRSREQSDTLNEELFHKLTGGHEAL
- the LOC115130922 gene encoding zinc finger and BTB domain-containing protein 3-like, translated to MEFPRHALQLLSGLRSQRQRGFLCDCTVFVSSSRFLAHRAVLASCSPFFHMFYSDPPGGTGASSVTLDGDIVTAAAFGLLLDFMYEGVLRLEAPPPAEDVLAAASFLHMNEVVRVCKRRLQHRPPPAEADSTRPEESGVAVVGASGPGVGMVATGAAKVMAMSVSQSASVAMQRSQLGCYTRSERRVEVHAHASLSPDMADTTQPGMDHALLHVGELVTLSSGPSLRLGGQREVQGGSALCSPCSSTESYNLSSHHRQPSSSAGASSVVPVTQTDGSSSMVGILTQSDHSSSSSPEQDSHDPVSNKSTVITPGMQCQQHGLSINTHPQIRIQPPHSLLTSPPNLNLVTHQGQTSALSRPDGLQHGGSERESKEASEHADMGTVGVEEGEGVKVKVEAIVISDEEFEEMEGVMIRRGMNGGRERGMMEVEDRNEFNDDNKDRDELNNPHFIPPHPHHTSLQMTHSHPSEPFSFSFSPSGPSSTSSDAPPFPSSLFPSVGQHSDQPVYFQDSMGNYVEDVPTCSVCGKTFSCAYTLRRHAIVHTRERPYECRYCYRSYTQSGDLYRHIRKAHDSSLPAKRSKGDTEEGQPPHS